A stretch of the Hyperolius riggenbachi isolate aHypRig1 chromosome 11, aHypRig1.pri, whole genome shotgun sequence genome encodes the following:
- the LOC137537731 gene encoding protein phosphatase 1 regulatory subunit 3E-like, whose protein sequence is MLSASSSSSAACSSCRDDLCVTTRQPQHLPPLLVHTQPTTNGEIEESGCPGCMDTMPTHRHLLPRNFSCTAVLYGEPPEEEEEDTRDAGEEALEKSKEPSSPAATRGREVNIVPQSPSTRRRCKSLPTPAERRHLEVVAPRKKEVRFADSLGLELTSVHHFSYADVPRVPYHILAALRCREACPAGAGLSTLLIRPPPSAAYLEPLFSNPGSRPDFLDLVRQRRVCLESLFTDPFSISGDLRVLNLSYEKEVMVRYSVDSWDTAGEVMAVFQRGFSDRHSDRFSFKLLCPALITKEGILEFAICYRVCGTEYWDNNNGENYKVRSHRPTVSPPKDYDNAWIHFI, encoded by the coding sequence ATGCtgagcgcctcctcctcctctagcgcCGCTTGTAGCTCCTGCAGGGATGATCTGTGCGTCACGACACGTCAGCCCCAGCATCTTCCTCCTCTTCTGGTGCACACGCAGCCCACTACTAACGGGGAGATCGAGGAAAGCGGCTGCCCGGGGTGTATGGACACCATGCCTACCCATCGCCACCTGCTGCCCCGCAACTTCAGCTGCACCGCCGTGCTGTACGGGGAGcccccggaggaggaggaggaggacacgcGCGATGCGGGAGAGGAAGCGCTGGAGAAAAGCAAAGAGCCCAGCAGTCCTGCTGCCACCCGCGGGAGGGAGGTCAACATCGTGCCGCAGAGCCCCTCTACACGCCGCAGGTGCAAATCTCTACCAACACCCGCCGAGAGGAGGCACCTGGAGGTGGTGGCCCCCAGGAAGAAGGAGGTGAGGTTTGCCGATTCTTTGGGACTGGAACTTACTTCGGTTCACCATTTCAGCTATGCCGATGTTCCCCGGGTGCCCTACCATATATTAGCTGCGCTGCGTTGCAGGGAAGCCTGTCCCGCAGGGGCTGGGCTTAGTACTCTCTTGATACGCCCACCCCCTAGCGCCGCCTACTTGGAACCCCTCTTCAGCAACCCGGGATCCCGGCCTGACTTCCTAGACTTGGTGAGACAGCGCCGGGTCTGTTTGGAAAGTCTGTTTACCGATCCCTTCAGCATTAGTGGAGACCTCCGAGTACTCAATTTGTCTTATGAGAAGGAGGTGATGGTCAGGTACAGTGTGGACTCTTGGGATACTGCCGGTGAAGTGATGGCTGTCTTTCAGCGTGGATTTAGCGACAGACACTCAGACCGCTTCTCATTTAAGCTGCTTTGCCCAGCGCTAATAACCAAGGAAGGGATTCTGGAGTTCGCAATCTGTTACCGGGTTTGCGGAACAGAGTACTGGGATAACAACAATGGAGAAAACTACAAGGTCAGAAGTCACAGGCCCACTGTGTCTCCGCCAAAGGATTATGACAATGCTTGGATCCACTTCATTTAG